Proteins from a single region of Bdellovibrio bacteriovorus HD100:
- the grpE gene encoding nucleotide exchange factor GrpE, protein MSEENNSQNSNPPNPENGEIASEIQKLQEQAEKFKNDYLYLRAEFENYKRNAIKERSELMKYGGERLVRDLLEVVDNFDRALSVNVSAENFNTFKQGVDMTAQELKSLLQRHNVIEIPAHGAPFDPSVHEALSSEATDQMAPGHIVRVFKKPYKLHDKVIRPGQVVVAKKPE, encoded by the coding sequence ATGTCAGAAGAAAACAACTCTCAAAACTCCAATCCTCCCAATCCAGAAAATGGCGAAATCGCTTCTGAGATCCAGAAACTTCAGGAACAAGCTGAAAAGTTCAAAAACGACTATCTTTACTTGCGCGCTGAGTTTGAAAACTACAAACGCAACGCGATCAAGGAGCGTTCCGAGTTGATGAAGTACGGCGGCGAGCGCCTGGTGCGTGATCTGCTGGAAGTGGTGGATAATTTCGACCGCGCCTTGAGCGTGAACGTGAGTGCTGAGAACTTCAACACCTTCAAACAAGGTGTGGATATGACCGCTCAGGAGCTCAAATCCCTGCTTCAGCGTCACAATGTCATCGAGATCCCGGCGCACGGGGCTCCGTTTGACCCGTCCGTGCACGAAGCGCTGAGCAGCGAGGCCACCGACCAGATGGCTCCGGGCCATATCGTGCGTGTGTTTAAAAAGCCTTACAAACTTCATGATAAAGTGATCAGACCTGGCCAAGTGGTTGTAGCCAAGAAGCCAGAGTAA
- a CDS encoding DnaJ C-terminal domain-containing protein, producing MSKKDFYSLLNVSRSATADEIKKSYRKLAMQYHPDKNPGDKKAEEKFKEITEAYEVLSDTKKREMYDQFGHAGAQGFGGAGGPFGGAGGFGGFGGAGAGGAGAGAGGDPFQDIFGDVFGEIFGNARGGPGAGGARARRPSKGTDLRYTLNISFEESALGSEKVISFMRQRGGREEPAKLSVNVPAGVKEGQRLKLAGEGDASGGAAAGDLYVIINIQEHPLFKRNENDVTLDLPIVYTDAILGTNIEVPTLTGKAMIRIPPGTHSGQTFRLKGKGFPKLGGFGSGDMLVRVLVDTPSSLSNKQKELVEELAKSTDTSPLVKAFQDKVAQLMRTRK from the coding sequence TTGTCTAAAAAAGATTTTTACTCCCTTTTGAATGTTTCCCGCTCTGCCACTGCTGATGAGATCAAAAAATCTTATCGCAAGCTGGCTATGCAGTATCACCCGGATAAAAATCCTGGCGATAAAAAGGCCGAGGAAAAATTCAAGGAAATCACCGAGGCCTACGAAGTCTTGAGTGATACCAAAAAACGCGAGATGTATGACCAGTTCGGTCACGCCGGAGCCCAGGGCTTTGGCGGAGCTGGCGGCCCGTTCGGCGGTGCTGGTGGATTCGGTGGCTTTGGGGGCGCCGGAGCTGGCGGTGCTGGAGCCGGAGCCGGTGGTGATCCGTTCCAGGACATCTTCGGTGATGTCTTTGGTGAGATCTTTGGCAATGCCCGTGGCGGCCCGGGGGCTGGTGGAGCGCGCGCGCGCCGTCCTTCCAAAGGCACGGACCTGCGCTATACGCTGAATATCTCTTTTGAAGAATCCGCCTTGGGCAGCGAAAAAGTCATCAGCTTCATGCGCCAGCGCGGCGGCCGTGAAGAGCCTGCAAAACTGTCTGTGAATGTTCCTGCCGGCGTGAAAGAAGGCCAGCGCCTGAAACTGGCGGGCGAAGGGGATGCTTCCGGGGGCGCTGCCGCCGGAGACCTGTATGTGATTATCAACATTCAGGAGCACCCGCTGTTCAAACGAAACGAAAACGATGTGACATTGGATCTTCCGATTGTCTACACCGACGCGATTTTGGGAACCAACATCGAGGTTCCGACCCTGACCGGAAAAGCCATGATCCGTATTCCTCCGGGAACACACTCAGGTCAGACGTTCCGACTGAAGGGCAAAGGCTTCCCGAAACTGGGTGGCTTCGGATCCGGCGACATGCTTGTGCGCGTTCTGGTGGACACGCCGAGCAGTCTTAGCAACAAACAAAAAGAACTGGTGGAAGAGCTCGCCAAATCCACGGACACAAGTCCTCTGGTAAAGGCCTTCCAGGATAAAGTCGCACAATTGATGAGGACGCGTAAATGA
- a CDS encoding penicillin-binding protein activator: MKPYFSLLLTAGLLASCTTVATKRAPMKPAATTATTGKKPKAVGGLTTGKPPEQIESETLSVPAAPSADVLGQLKSLVNQAVQAPSKADQESYRLKAIDIVENKLNEDQLEDVADESDFGFLRGHAMFRLGEISLDKKDTSDAKMYFNSVTEFVPGSDLALRAQEIILQLDSAKNVKSQTVGVVLPLSGRNAPVGQRALRGLEMGLGLHIPGSGFQLAVMDSEGNPDSARRGVERLVKEDNVIAIVGSLLSKTAPAVAAKSDELGVPTIALSQRSGLTEVGPTVFRNSLTSGMQVRALVRTAMEDMGMKKFAVLYPNDPYGIEFTNIFWDEVLARGGEITAVQTYSVKETDFRLVVQRLVGTYFGEARQDEFNLRLKELQSSGKKHSVRQSNLENVLPPITDFDAIFIPDSARAMGQISAMLSYNDVRGVKLLGTNLWNTKDIAKRAGNFAQNLIFVDSMTPANQDRSRFVNEYRSLYNEPPSLIEIQAYDAGLILRQLIAAGASSREELVQKLGQLNKFPGSLGNLSINAEREIERPVTALTIEKGEVIPLKVRK; the protein is encoded by the coding sequence ATGAAACCCTACTTTTCACTCTTGCTGACGGCCGGTCTTCTGGCTTCCTGTACGACAGTGGCCACAAAGCGCGCTCCGATGAAGCCTGCGGCCACCACCGCCACCACCGGAAAAAAACCAAAAGCCGTGGGCGGTCTGACCACCGGCAAACCTCCTGAGCAGATTGAAAGCGAAACCTTGAGTGTTCCCGCCGCACCGTCAGCGGATGTATTGGGACAGCTAAAATCCCTGGTGAATCAGGCTGTGCAAGCGCCCAGCAAGGCCGATCAGGAATCTTACCGTCTGAAGGCCATCGACATTGTTGAAAACAAACTGAACGAAGATCAGCTGGAAGACGTTGCCGATGAATCAGATTTCGGTTTCCTGCGCGGACATGCGATGTTCCGTCTGGGTGAAATCTCTTTGGACAAAAAAGACACGTCCGATGCGAAGATGTATTTTAATTCAGTGACTGAATTTGTTCCAGGCAGCGATCTGGCCTTGAGAGCCCAGGAGATCATCCTGCAGCTGGATTCCGCCAAAAACGTGAAGTCCCAGACAGTAGGCGTGGTGCTGCCACTGAGTGGCCGTAACGCCCCTGTGGGCCAGCGTGCGCTGCGCGGCCTTGAAATGGGCTTGGGCCTTCATATCCCCGGCTCGGGCTTTCAGCTGGCGGTGATGGACAGTGAAGGCAATCCTGATTCCGCCCGCCGCGGAGTCGAGCGTCTGGTGAAAGAAGACAACGTTATCGCCATTGTGGGAAGCTTGCTTTCCAAGACCGCTCCGGCTGTGGCTGCGAAATCAGATGAACTGGGTGTGCCGACCATCGCCCTGTCCCAGCGCTCCGGTTTGACCGAAGTGGGCCCGACGGTGTTCAGAAACTCTCTGACCAGCGGTATGCAGGTGCGCGCTTTGGTTCGCACGGCGATGGAAGACATGGGCATGAAAAAGTTCGCGGTGCTTTACCCGAACGATCCTTACGGCATTGAATTCACCAATATCTTCTGGGATGAAGTGCTGGCCCGCGGTGGTGAGATCACAGCGGTTCAGACCTATTCTGTGAAAGAGACCGACTTCCGTCTGGTGGTGCAGCGTCTGGTGGGAACTTACTTCGGCGAGGCCCGTCAGGATGAATTCAATCTGCGTTTGAAAGAGCTTCAGTCTTCTGGAAAAAAACACTCTGTTCGCCAGAGCAATCTTGAAAACGTGCTGCCGCCGATCACGGACTTTGATGCGATCTTCATCCCCGACTCGGCCCGTGCGATGGGACAGATCTCTGCGATGCTGTCTTATAATGATGTGCGCGGCGTGAAGCTTTTGGGCACCAATCTTTGGAACACCAAAGACATCGCCAAACGCGCCGGGAATTTTGCGCAGAATCTGATCTTCGTCGACAGCATGACTCCAGCGAATCAGGATCGTTCGCGTTTTGTGAACGAATACCGCAGCCTGTACAATGAACCGCCGTCTTTGATTGAAATCCAAGCTTATGATGCTGGTCTGATCCTGCGTCAGCTGATTGCCGCCGGAGCCAGCTCCCGCGAGGAATTGGTGCAGAAACTGGGGCAGCTAAATAAGTTCCCAGGATCGCTAGGAAACCTCAGTATTAATGCTGAGCGCGAAATCGAGCGCCCGGTGACCGCTCTAACTATTGAAAAAGGCGAAGTAATTCCCCTTAAAGTCCGCAAATAG
- a CDS encoding TraR/DksA family transcriptional regulator gives MTSRISENLVMECRRKLLTAKQDVLNRFRTAQRELVHAERGGDEADQSVAHIEEHSFLISQARMRNQLVEIEMALARIEQGTFGICEETEEVIESERLLAIPWTRLSIEGAEMREAVSRKFAR, from the coding sequence ATGACAAGTCGTATTTCTGAAAACTTAGTGATGGAGTGCAGAAGAAAACTTCTTACCGCGAAACAGGATGTTTTGAATCGTTTCAGAACAGCCCAGCGCGAACTGGTCCATGCGGAGCGTGGCGGTGACGAAGCAGATCAATCTGTCGCCCACATCGAGGAACATTCTTTTTTGATATCCCAGGCCCGCATGAGAAATCAACTGGTCGAGATCGAGATGGCCCTGGCCCGCATCGAGCAAGGTACCTTCGGTATCTGCGAAGAGACCGAGGAAGTTATCGAATCTGAAAGGTTGCTGGCCATCCCTTGGACACGTCTGTCCATCGAAGGTGCCGAGATGCGAGAAGCGGTAAGTCGTAAGTTTGCGCGATAA
- a CDS encoding TraR/DksA family transcriptional regulator yields the protein MNATELTELTETELQNLKESLLFQKSTILNKSHEFKEEQSSMAAVADEAEAASQDISNNISIHLHERDRTALYAIERALGKIADGTYGQCESCSEIINARRLQVRPFTALCIDCMEEQESQTGLFQ from the coding sequence ATGAACGCAACCGAACTCACAGAGTTGACAGAAACTGAACTGCAAAATCTAAAAGAATCTTTGCTCTTCCAAAAGAGCACGATCCTCAATAAATCACATGAATTTAAAGAGGAGCAATCCAGCATGGCTGCGGTTGCAGATGAGGCGGAAGCCGCTTCTCAGGATATCTCTAACAATATCTCCATTCATTTGCACGAACGTGATCGTACTGCTTTGTACGCGATCGAAAGAGCATTGGGGAAGATCGCTGACGGGACCTACGGCCAGTGCGAATCCTGCTCTGAAATTATCAATGCCCGCCGTCTGCAAGTACGACCTTTCACAGCCCTTTGTATTGACTGCATGGAAGAACAAGAAAGCCAGACGGGCCTGTTCCAATAA
- the lon gene encoding endopeptidase La: protein MSFDDKVLEIPQTLPMLPVRDIVVFPYMIIPLFVGRDASIRSVEEALAKNRLIFLASQKDITEENPSPDNIYTVGTVAMIMRMRKLSDGRVKILIQGVAKGRVKNFTKTSPSFEVAVEKIEETPVQKTVVENEALIRTAKEHIERIIALGRPLSPDILLVLDDVSDPGRIADLIASNLGIKVQDAQKVLETSDATERLKLVNEILAAELEVMQTQSKNRTGAKDDMSKSQREYFLREQMKAIKNELGEGDSKSEEMDELREKLVNAGMPTHVEAEALKQLGRLERMHPDASEATMVRTYLDWMADLPWSKKSEDHIDLKRSKEILDEDHYELEKAKDRIMEFLAVRKLKPNLKGPILCFGGPPGVGKTSLGKSIARAMGREYFRIALGGVKDEAEIRGHRRTYVGAMPGKIIQALRQAKTSNPVIVLDEIDKLGSDFRGDPSAAMLEVLDPEQNATFRDNYLNVDFDLSNVLFIATANVLENIPPALRDRMEILNIPGYTENDKLLITKKHLIKRQIEANGITEENIKFTDEGIKYLIAGYTREAGLRNLEREVGSVCRKVAKMVVMEETNFVEVNATTVPELLGPPRFQRDDKIADSQVGVVQGLAWTQAGGEVLTIEALKMKGKGHLALTGQLGDVMKESAHAAMSYARAHQEELGIPEDFFEKYDVHVHLPAGAIPKDGPSAGITLTTALVSLMTGTPVRHDIAMTGEVTLQGRVLPVGGIREKCLAALNLGITNIIIPMACQKDLADIPKVFKDKINFILAENLDEVFAVAFDKSAKGQEKKPAAKKDPKKTKSLAA, encoded by the coding sequence ATGAGTTTTGACGATAAAGTCCTAGAAATCCCACAGACCCTTCCCATGCTACCTGTGAGAGACATCGTAGTATTCCCCTACATGATCATTCCTTTGTTCGTAGGCAGAGACGCTTCGATCCGCTCAGTTGAAGAAGCTTTGGCAAAAAATCGCCTGATCTTCCTGGCTTCCCAGAAAGACATCACTGAAGAAAATCCATCTCCGGACAACATCTACACTGTTGGTACAGTGGCGATGATCATGAGAATGAGAAAACTTTCCGACGGTCGTGTGAAAATCCTTATCCAAGGTGTCGCAAAAGGCCGCGTGAAAAATTTCACCAAAACCTCCCCTTCCTTTGAAGTGGCTGTTGAAAAGATCGAAGAAACACCGGTTCAAAAAACCGTTGTTGAAAACGAAGCTTTGATCAGAACCGCGAAAGAACACATCGAGCGCATCATCGCCCTGGGTCGCCCTCTTTCTCCGGACATCCTGCTGGTATTGGATGATGTTTCTGATCCAGGTCGCATTGCTGACCTTATCGCTTCCAACCTGGGCATCAAAGTTCAGGACGCACAGAAGGTTCTGGAAACTTCTGATGCGACAGAAAGACTGAAACTGGTTAACGAGATTCTGGCTGCAGAACTTGAAGTGATGCAGACTCAATCCAAAAATCGCACTGGCGCCAAGGACGACATGTCCAAGTCCCAGCGTGAATACTTCCTGCGTGAGCAGATGAAGGCTATAAAGAATGAGCTTGGAGAAGGCGACTCCAAATCAGAAGAAATGGATGAGTTGCGTGAAAAGCTGGTGAACGCCGGCATGCCGACTCATGTGGAAGCAGAAGCCCTGAAACAACTGGGCCGTCTGGAGCGTATGCACCCGGATGCATCTGAAGCCACAATGGTTCGTACATACCTTGACTGGATGGCGGATCTTCCTTGGAGCAAAAAATCTGAAGATCATATTGACCTTAAACGTTCCAAAGAAATTCTGGATGAAGATCACTATGAACTGGAAAAAGCCAAAGACCGTATCATGGAATTCCTGGCGGTTCGCAAGCTGAAACCAAACCTGAAAGGACCAATCCTGTGCTTCGGCGGTCCTCCAGGCGTGGGTAAAACGTCCTTGGGTAAATCCATCGCTCGTGCGATGGGCCGTGAATACTTCCGTATCGCTCTGGGCGGCGTGAAGGATGAAGCGGAAATCCGTGGTCACCGCCGCACTTATGTGGGCGCGATGCCGGGTAAAATCATCCAGGCTCTTCGTCAGGCAAAAACAAGCAATCCAGTGATCGTACTGGATGAAATTGACAAGCTGGGTTCTGACTTCCGTGGTGACCCTTCTGCAGCGATGCTGGAAGTGCTGGATCCGGAACAAAACGCCACTTTCCGTGACAACTATCTGAATGTCGACTTCGACCTTTCAAATGTGTTGTTCATCGCAACAGCCAACGTGTTGGAAAATATCCCACCAGCTTTGCGTGACCGTATGGAAATCCTGAACATTCCGGGTTACACCGAGAATGACAAACTGTTGATCACGAAAAAGCATCTGATCAAGAGACAGATCGAAGCCAACGGTATTACAGAAGAGAATATCAAGTTCACCGATGAAGGTATCAAATACCTGATCGCAGGCTACACTCGCGAAGCGGGTCTTCGTAACCTGGAGCGTGAAGTCGGTTCCGTCTGCCGTAAAGTGGCTAAGATGGTGGTCATGGAAGAGACAAACTTTGTGGAAGTAAATGCCACAACAGTTCCGGAGCTTCTGGGTCCTCCAAGATTCCAGCGCGACGACAAAATCGCCGACTCTCAAGTGGGCGTGGTTCAAGGTCTTGCCTGGACACAAGCTGGTGGTGAAGTTCTCACTATCGAAGCTTTGAAAATGAAAGGTAAAGGACATCTAGCATTGACGGGCCAGCTTGGCGACGTGATGAAAGAGTCCGCTCACGCAGCAATGTCTTACGCTCGTGCTCACCAGGAAGAACTGGGCATCCCAGAAGACTTCTTTGAAAAGTACGATGTGCATGTGCACTTGCCAGCCGGTGCGATCCCGAAAGACGGTCCATCTGCAGGTATCACTCTCACGACCGCTCTTGTGAGTTTGATGACAGGCACTCCGGTTCGTCACGATATCGCCATGACTGGTGAAGTGACCTTGCAAGGACGAGTACTGCCAGTCGGTGGTATCCGTGAAAAGTGTCTTGCCGCTTTGAACCTGGGTATTACAAACATCATCATCCCGATGGCTTGCCAAAAGGATCTTGCTGATATCCCTAAGGTGTTCAAGGACAAGATCAACTTCATCCTTGCAGAGAATCTGGATGAGGTCTTCGCAGTCGCCTTCGACAAGTCGGCTAAAGGTCAGGAAAAAAAGCCTGCCGCGAAGAAAGATCCGAAAAAGACCAAATCGCTTGCGGCCTAA
- a CDS encoding type II secretion system protein, with product MNMKLLNNSGMTLVEVLVAIGISLISLTVLLQLTLSNRTHKSEVDRSIILKEILTNNAIELKGRAVTDIPLPGNCIVRTYSYQTEFQSEVTQAGNPPLCGLADPSRETIQVVWEVEPATSIDADFSSPSLKLPKYSNTLKKVTLHVRGYSSGAGARLIHNQVTLFKR from the coding sequence ATGAACATGAAACTTCTGAACAACTCCGGTATGACTCTTGTTGAAGTGCTTGTGGCCATCGGCATATCTTTGATCAGCTTGACTGTGCTGCTGCAGCTGACTCTTTCCAATCGCACGCATAAATCCGAAGTGGACCGCTCCATCATCCTCAAAGAGATCCTGACCAACAACGCCATCGAACTTAAAGGCCGTGCGGTGACTGACATCCCACTGCCTGGCAACTGCATCGTGCGCACTTACAGCTATCAGACAGAATTTCAAAGTGAAGTGACTCAAGCTGGCAATCCGCCTCTGTGTGGATTGGCCGATCCGTCCCGTGAAACCATCCAGGTCGTGTGGGAGGTGGAGCCCGCCACCAGCATTGATGCGGATTTCAGCTCACCGTCTTTGAAGCTTCCTAAATATTCCAATACGCTAAAAAAGGTGACCCTGCATGTGCGCGGGTATTCCAGCGGAGCCGGAGCGCGCCTGATTCACAATCAGGTGACTCTGTTCAAACGATGA
- a CDS encoding PulJ/GspJ family protein, producing MKKNSGFSVMELLLAVSISTIVIGIVTYLIHNFFSEQRNLEVWSGGQLEMSMALKNAEGDIRNVIRFDPVENLTSASSVAYFGLTSLTAGLEPSVCLNDATGSVIRYTTLDRKQRSERVLRAWSELADVNKTGSSHELRLTADSTDSSMFGSSKSPREIVLVDADRRYIRRYKVASHTMRLNATLDPYDDQPRVDSFGNPIKFNYVSVILKSPPTANGSTITPKTSVFITGTEVYSSNTYYLCLRKSDRSLIKFDENSRQETVLLQNPHADFTINSFKIGYLATKSGLRVEPANFIPDMLNASNNVCFNTVLFDLKLDASDSYLKRNQTQTVGDIKSTISRQRTVFSQNLNLKRPLSCQ from the coding sequence ATGAAGAAAAACTCGGGCTTCTCTGTCATGGAACTTCTGCTGGCCGTGAGTATTTCCACGATCGTGATCGGAATTGTGACGTATCTGATTCACAATTTCTTTTCTGAACAGCGCAATCTGGAAGTATGGTCCGGCGGGCAACTTGAAATGTCGATGGCTTTAAAGAATGCCGAAGGCGACATCCGTAACGTCATTCGTTTTGACCCGGTTGAAAATCTGACTTCGGCTTCCAGTGTTGCCTATTTCGGACTGACGTCCCTGACGGCGGGGCTTGAGCCGTCCGTGTGCCTGAACGACGCCACGGGTTCTGTCATTCGCTACACCACCCTGGACCGAAAGCAGCGCTCCGAACGCGTTCTGCGCGCCTGGTCTGAACTGGCTGATGTTAATAAAACCGGCTCGTCCCATGAACTGCGCCTGACAGCGGACTCCACCGACAGCTCCATGTTCGGCAGTTCAAAGTCTCCCCGCGAAATTGTCCTGGTGGATGCGGATCGCCGCTACATCCGCAGATACAAAGTGGCCTCCCACACCATGCGCTTAAATGCCACACTGGATCCCTATGACGACCAACCCCGCGTCGACTCCTTCGGAAACCCCATTAAGTTCAACTATGTCAGCGTGATTCTGAAATCCCCGCCGACCGCGAATGGCAGCACCATCACTCCGAAAACATCGGTTTTTATCACGGGAACAGAAGTGTATTCCTCCAACACCTACTATCTGTGTTTGCGAAAAAGTGATCGCAGCCTGATCAAGTTTGATGAAAACAGCCGCCAGGAAACGGTGCTGCTACAGAATCCCCATGCGGATTTCACCATCAATTCTTTCAAAATCGGTTACCTGGCAACCAAGTCGGGACTGCGTGTGGAGCCCGCCAACTTTATTCCTGATATGCTCAATGCCTCCAACAACGTGTGCTTTAATACTGTGCTCTTTGATCTGAAGCTCGACGCCTCCGACAGCTATTTGAAGCGGAATCAAACCCAGACCGTCGGGGATATTAAGTCCACCATCAGTCGACAACGCACTGTCTTTTCTCAGAACCTAAATTTGAAGCGTCCTTTGAGTTGCCAATAG
- a CDS encoding HD domain-containing phosphohydrolase, with protein MRTLDLAIVSPHQKFCGRAMDIAASFQFESHVFRSDEDFFTEAESFKGITSVLLDCSFLEKPNEVAGLVQVARQGAPDSYILVVISSKLPPEDARIAKSSGASLVMMETEYFSSCKTEFALSQVIRSAFIPIKTLDLIEGTQLPFALFHLLPMNRRFLKVLKPEARLSKDFLEKYAAAGDLFIPRKDLSAWLEYSNSYRADDEAGLLRQCRAKFLQLNQSFLDLTLLISDQSSGASFAAGREVYELCRKFAYELHGSLINTPDPWKVVASSAVGDFGSVERSPAIAAYAGILSSQNQIGLAEEVMIGALLADIGYLEFSPSTARKVRNNAMGELDAEEQMEYQKHPIYSLNNCLSRRLPLTEAIKDMILMSHERSDQKGFPHRPRADKLTEESMLVRLCWDLDCRTQVRMGEKRPDIDEIKKSLGSALSADSGNFSVGFACKIAKILNSPAPGSLTA; from the coding sequence ATGCGCACACTCGATCTGGCCATAGTGTCTCCCCATCAGAAGTTTTGTGGACGGGCGATGGATATCGCGGCTTCTTTTCAGTTTGAATCCCACGTCTTTCGAAGTGATGAAGATTTTTTTACAGAAGCTGAGAGCTTCAAGGGTATCACCTCAGTTTTGTTAGACTGCAGCTTTCTTGAAAAGCCCAACGAGGTCGCCGGTCTTGTGCAAGTGGCGCGGCAGGGCGCGCCGGACAGCTATATTCTTGTGGTCATCAGTTCAAAACTTCCGCCGGAAGATGCACGCATCGCCAAGTCCTCCGGGGCCTCTTTGGTGATGATGGAGACCGAGTACTTCTCTTCCTGTAAAACCGAGTTTGCTTTAAGCCAGGTGATTCGCTCCGCATTCATTCCCATTAAAACTCTGGATCTGATTGAGGGCACCCAGCTGCCATTTGCTCTTTTTCACCTGCTCCCGATGAACCGCCGCTTTCTGAAGGTTCTCAAACCCGAAGCCAGACTCAGCAAAGACTTCCTTGAAAAGTATGCGGCAGCCGGGGATTTGTTTATTCCCCGCAAGGATCTCAGTGCATGGCTGGAATATTCCAACAGCTACCGCGCCGATGACGAAGCCGGGTTGCTGCGCCAATGCCGGGCGAAGTTTCTGCAGCTTAATCAGAGCTTTCTGGATCTGACTCTTCTTATCAGCGATCAAAGTTCGGGGGCCTCTTTTGCCGCCGGCAGAGAAGTCTATGAGTTGTGCCGCAAGTTCGCCTATGAACTGCACGGCTCTTTGATTAACACCCCGGACCCCTGGAAGGTTGTTGCCAGCTCCGCCGTCGGGGACTTTGGCTCGGTGGAAAGATCACCCGCCATCGCCGCCTATGCCGGCATACTCAGTTCCCAAAACCAGATCGGTCTGGCCGAAGAGGTCATGATCGGCGCCCTTTTGGCGGACATCGGGTATCTTGAGTTCAGCCCCTCAACAGCCCGCAAAGTTCGCAACAACGCCATGGGTGAACTCGACGCCGAAGAACAGATGGAATACCAGAAACATCCCATCTACAGCCTGAACAACTGTCTGTCCCGCCGGCTTCCCTTAACCGAAGCCATCAAGGACATGATTTTAATGAGCCACGAAAGGTCTGACCAAAAAGGTTTTCCACACCGACCCCGCGCCGACAAACTGACCGAGGAATCCATGTTGGTGCGACTGTGCTGGGACCTGGACTGCCGAACCCAGGTGCGCATGGGCGAAAAAAGGCCTGATATTGATGAAATTAAAAAGTCCCTGGGATCAGCACTTTCGGCAGACAGCGGGAATTTTTCCGTGGGCTTTGCCTGCAAAATTGCCAAGATTCTGAACTCCCCCGCTCCGGGGAGTCTGACGGCTTAA